From a single Flavobacteriales bacterium genomic region:
- a CDS encoding TPM domain-containing protein — protein MSKVDDFLTKQEEDKIVSAIQKAEKNTSGEIKVHIENYNIDKKPFTRAEEVFIELKIHQTESQNGVLFYVDVHHKAFVVLGDQGIDKKVSDNFWESTKDIVLSHFKNQDFCTGLCKGIEEAGFQLQKYFPYQSDDRNELSDEISKN, from the coding sequence ATGTCTAAAGTAGATGATTTTTTAACAAAACAAGAGGAAGACAAAATTGTTAGCGCTATTCAAAAAGCTGAAAAAAACACGAGTGGAGAAATAAAAGTTCATATCGAAAACTACAATATTGATAAAAAACCTTTTACACGTGCAGAAGAAGTTTTTATAGAACTAAAAATACATCAGACAGAATCTCAAAATGGGGTTCTGTTTTATGTTGATGTCCATCATAAAGCATTTGTGGTTCTTGGCGATCAAGGAATTGATAAAAAAGTTTCCGATAATTTTTGGGAAAGCACCAAAGATATCGTTTTGAGTCATTTTAAAAATCAAGATTTTTGTACAGGTTTGTGCAAAGGAATTGAAGAGGCGGGTTTCCAACTTCAAAAGTATTTCCCCTACCAAAGTGACGATCGCAATGAACTCTCTGATGAAATTTCAAAAAACTAA
- a CDS encoding TPM domain-containing protein: MKKQLKIFLGFLLLFLLSGIAKAQFSIPEKPKFQTSVYDYAKILNQNEAKNLERKLISYSDTTTTQIVFVSIANLQGEYIGTLAAEWAHKWGIGQADKDNGILILMAKEDRKIFIATGYGVEHLLTDAGTKEIIENEIIPEFKKGKFSQGLNRGADAIFYTLRGEYKGKRISKKQNDSLSPVAILLIIFIIFIIIVVISKKGGGGKGGHRSRRDTIFDTMILTSGGSFGGGSSGGSFGGGGFGGGFGGGGFGGGGAGGSW, encoded by the coding sequence ATGAAAAAACAACTAAAGATCTTTTTGGGTTTCTTACTCCTTTTCCTGCTATCAGGAATTGCAAAGGCTCAGTTTAGCATTCCCGAGAAGCCCAAATTTCAAACCAGTGTATATGACTATGCAAAGATTTTGAACCAAAATGAGGCGAAAAATCTTGAGCGCAAACTTATCAGCTATAGTGATACCACTACTACCCAAATTGTATTTGTAAGTATTGCTAATCTACAAGGAGAATATATAGGAACCTTGGCAGCAGAATGGGCACACAAATGGGGAATAGGACAAGCTGACAAAGACAATGGTATTTTGATTTTGATGGCAAAAGAGGATCGAAAAATCTTTATTGCCACAGGATACGGTGTAGAACATCTATTGACCGATGCTGGTACCAAAGAAATAATAGAAAATGAAATTATACCCGAGTTTAAAAAAGGAAAATTTTCCCAAGGATTAAACCGTGGTGCCGATGCTATTTTCTACACACTAAGAGGAGAATATAAAGGAAAAAGAATTTCCAAAAAACAAAATGACTCCCTCTCTCCTGTTGCCATACTTCTGATTATTTTTATCATATTCATCATTATCGTTGTCATTTCTAAAAAAGGCGGTGGAGGAAAAGGTGGGCATAGATCTCGTAGAGATACCATTTTTGATACCATGATCCTCACAAGTGGCGGAAGCTTTGGAGGAGGATCTTCTGGAGGAAGTTTCGGCGGAGGAGGCTTTGGCGGTGGCTTTGGTGGCGGAGGCTTTGGCGGTGGTGGAGCTGGAGGAAGTTGGTAA
- a CDS encoding peptide MFS transporter: MNTEAQHQQETWFGHPKGLFVLFFTEMWERFSYYGMRAILVLYLIATTAGDNPGLGWLEKDALALYGTYTMLVYVASIPGGIIADKWLGQKKSVLIGGLTLCLGHGILAVEELWAFYTGLGLIIAGVGLLKPNISTMVGGLYKKGDLRRDKGFTIFYIGINLGAFLASITVGYVGENYGWHYGFGLAGIGMLLGQIVYMVGQPHLKTVGNYLKAKGISKEEKEKLNKPLTKIEKDRIVVLLLSFLIVIVFWGAFEQAGGLMNIYTAQKTDRILFGMQVPASWFQSLNALFIIIFGTTIAGFWAKRKLKGKESSSLFKMAIGTIIMGTGFLFMTAAAAEYESTGQSAMYWLVLAYLFHTIGELSASPVALSFITKLSPAKYASIMMGVYFAMTGFGNKLAGLLGESASDLGEYTIFTGIAIFCIIFGLLIRVFLKKLKALTHGAEDHEKELA; this comes from the coding sequence ATGAATACTGAAGCTCAACACCAACAAGAAACTTGGTTTGGACACCCAAAAGGACTTTTTGTTCTATTTTTTACAGAAATGTGGGAACGCTTTTCCTATTATGGAATGCGAGCCATATTGGTACTATACCTAATAGCTACCACAGCTGGAGACAATCCTGGTTTAGGGTGGTTAGAAAAAGATGCCTTGGCACTTTACGGAACTTATACCATGTTGGTTTATGTAGCTTCTATCCCCGGTGGTATTATTGCTGATAAATGGCTTGGACAAAAAAAATCGGTCCTTATTGGAGGTCTAACCCTATGCTTGGGACATGGAATTTTGGCAGTTGAAGAACTTTGGGCATTTTACACCGGTCTAGGACTCATCATTGCAGGAGTAGGACTATTGAAACCCAATATCTCCACGATGGTTGGAGGATTATATAAAAAAGGAGATTTACGAAGAGATAAAGGTTTTACTATATTTTATATAGGAATAAATCTCGGAGCTTTTCTAGCCTCAATAACCGTAGGTTATGTGGGAGAAAACTACGGATGGCACTATGGTTTTGGTCTTGCAGGAATAGGAATGTTGTTAGGACAAATAGTCTATATGGTGGGACAACCACACCTAAAAACCGTAGGAAACTACCTAAAAGCAAAGGGAATCTCAAAAGAAGAAAAAGAAAAACTCAATAAACCACTTACCAAAATTGAAAAAGACCGAATCGTCGTTCTTCTTCTATCATTTCTAATCGTAATCGTTTTCTGGGGAGCCTTTGAGCAAGCGGGAGGACTTATGAATATTTATACCGCTCAGAAAACCGACAGAATCTTATTCGGAATGCAAGTCCCTGCCTCATGGTTTCAGTCGCTGAATGCATTGTTTATTATCATCTTTGGAACTACCATTGCCGGATTTTGGGCAAAAAGAAAACTCAAAGGAAAAGAGTCATCTTCTTTGTTTAAAATGGCAATAGGAACCATTATCATGGGAACAGGATTTCTTTTTATGACTGCCGCAGCTGCAGAATATGAATCTACTGGTCAAAGTGCCATGTATTGGTTGGTTTTAGCTTACCTTTTCCATACCATAGGAGAATTATCTGCTTCACCAGTTGCCCTTTCTTTTATCACCAAACTTTCACCCGCCAAATATGCCTCAATCATGATGGGAGTCTATTTTGCCATGACTGGTTTCGGGAATAAACTAGCGGGACTATTAGGAGAATCAGCATCAGACCTTGGAGAATATACCATCTTCACAGGAATCGCAATCTTCTGTATCATTTTCGGACTTCTCATCCGTGTTTTCCTCAAGAAATTGAAAGCACTCACACACGGTGCCGAAGACCATGAAAAAGAACTAGCATAA